The following are encoded in a window of Thermoproteota archaeon genomic DNA:
- a CDS encoding cation transporter, with protein sequence MPDDDNLPKDLAHITPSYRRALWIVVLLNVGYGIIELVGGFLVDSQALKADSLDSLGDGLITFLGLLAITWSLKWRANSALIQGIFLAAMGISVLAYTIYRTQVLSTPEAGLMGVFGIVALLINIIAVVVLIPHRKGDANVRAVWVFSRNDALGNILVVVAAGFVFWTNTSWPDLIAAGIIASIFLQSSWSIIRDARNDLKKFRSSV encoded by the coding sequence ATGCCAGATGATGATAACTTGCCAAAAGATCTTGCCCATATCACGCCTTCCTATCGCAGAGCATTATGGATAGTTGTATTGCTCAACGTGGGTTATGGAATAATTGAGTTGGTTGGAGGATTCTTGGTAGATTCCCAAGCACTCAAAGCTGATTCCCTTGATTCTCTTGGTGATGGATTAATCACATTTCTTGGATTACTTGCAATCACATGGAGTCTCAAATGGCGTGCAAATTCAGCTCTCATTCAAGGAATATTTCTGGCTGCAATGGGAATATCTGTTCTAGCTTACACAATATACCGTACACAGGTTTTGAGTACACCTGAAGCTGGTTTAATGGGAGTTTTCGGAATTGTTGCACTCTTGATAAACATCATTGCTGTTGTGGTGTTGATTCCCCATAGGAAAGGAGATGCAAATGTTCGTGCAGTTTGGGTATTTAGTCGCAATGATGCACTTGGAAACATTTTGGTGGTAGTTGCAGCTGGATTTGTCTTTTGGACAAACACATCATGGCCTGATCTTATTGCTGCTGGAATAATCGCATCGATATTTCTACAATCATCTTGGTCTATAATCAGAGATGCCAGAAATGATTTAAAAAAATTCAGGTCCTCCGTCTAG
- a CDS encoding integrase — translation MSNLVQKERFQIHNYDGAINSLLSSIEKELSTKNSELILKYDRVLVRESLAKATRRKHLEILLSLSRLLKKDWHDVTKDDVNDLVFQVMQRYSPETGQETNSTWDHKKILKIFFRWFKLGDRQYRIVGDPEETKNVRLKEVRSKIVREDLITQNDVDKLLRACRGNLRDKALIHVHAEAGTRPGEILSLRIKHVKFDDKGAVIHVDGKTGPRPVRLVTSVPSLASWIDSHPFKEITDSPLWIKIDVNHYGEPMSHATANKVLQTVCKRAGITKKINLKLFRHSEATETAKYMTEAQMRIRHGWTSTSKMPANYVHLVSSDVEQAYLKHLGMADEPDDKPVTPKICHICKMPNSSESEICNKCGKPLDLQKALDLEEKASEQNFVTNKLAGKILIQMLMTGKIPKLPENEIKTLIQSLNL, via the coding sequence ATGAGTAATCTTGTTCAAAAAGAAAGATTTCAAATTCATAACTATGATGGGGCGATCAATTCCCTGCTATCTAGCATTGAAAAAGAACTTTCCACCAAAAACTCTGAACTTATTCTAAAGTATGACAGGGTTCTTGTTAGAGAGTCTTTGGCAAAGGCAACTAGAAGAAAACACCTTGAAATTCTTCTCAGTTTGAGCAGACTTTTGAAAAAAGATTGGCATGATGTTACAAAAGATGATGTTAACGATTTGGTTTTTCAAGTGATGCAAAGGTATAGCCCTGAAACTGGGCAGGAAACCAACTCAACTTGGGATCATAAAAAAATTTTAAAAATATTTTTTCGATGGTTCAAACTTGGGGATCGACAATATCGCATTGTTGGGGATCCTGAAGAGACAAAGAATGTCAGACTAAAAGAGGTAAGAAGTAAAATTGTACGGGAGGATCTCATAACACAAAATGATGTTGATAAATTACTTAGAGCCTGTAGGGGCAATCTCAGAGATAAGGCCTTAATTCATGTTCATGCAGAAGCAGGGACAAGACCTGGAGAAATTTTAAGCCTGAGAATAAAACATGTAAAATTTGATGATAAAGGAGCTGTCATTCATGTGGATGGTAAAACAGGTCCACGTCCTGTAAGATTAGTTACTTCTGTTCCTAGCTTAGCTTCATGGATTGATTCTCATCCCTTCAAAGAAATTACTGATTCTCCTCTTTGGATTAAGATTGATGTAAATCATTATGGTGAACCTATGTCTCATGCTACTGCAAACAAAGTTTTACAAACAGTGTGCAAAAGAGCAGGAATTACCAAAAAGATTAATCTGAAGTTATTTCGACATAGTGAGGCTACTGAAACTGCCAAATACATGACTGAAGCTCAAATGAGAATAAGACATGGATGGACATCTACTTCTAAAATGCCTGCTAATTACGTTCATCTTGTAAGCTCTGATGTGGAACAGGCATACCTGAAGCATCTAGGAATGGCAGACGAGCCTGACGATAAACCAGTAACTCCTAAAATTTGTCATATCTGCAAGATGCCTAATTCTTCTGAATCTGAAATATGTAACAAATGTGGGAAGCCGTTAGATCTTCAAAAGGCTTTGGATTTGGAAGAAAAGGCAAGTGAACAGAATTTTGTGACCAACAAACTTGCAGGAAAGATACTAATTCAAATGCTAATGACGGGAAAAATTCCAAAATTGCCAGAAAATGAAATTAAGACTTTGATTCAGAGTCTGAATCTTTAG
- a CDS encoding flap endonuclease-1, with protein sequence MGLDLKQLVVREKTKLESFQTKVIAIDAYNAIYQFLAIIRGPDGMQLSDSQGRVTSHISGLFYRNINFLSLGIKPVYVFDGKPPSLKSAEIERRRQIKKDATVKYERAIADGNMEDARKFAQQTTAMRDGMVEDSKKILSLFGIPYIDAPSEGEATAAHMTQTGAAYASASQDFDSILFGAKRLIRNFTNSGRRKIPNRNSYMEIEPEIIEAQKTLEALGLTKEQLVDVGILIGTDFNPDGFERIGPKTALKMIKDHSRLEDIPKIQEELESVPYEQIRKIFLEPKVSEISNVDFGEIDYEGIVKYLSEERDFSADRVNSSLNRLKKAIEKKSQTLEQWFT encoded by the coding sequence ATGGGATTAGATCTAAAGCAATTAGTAGTTAGAGAAAAGACAAAGCTGGAATCATTTCAAACCAAAGTAATAGCCATTGATGCATACAATGCAATTTACCAGTTTCTTGCAATAATTCGCGGTCCAGATGGAATGCAGTTATCAGACTCTCAAGGTAGAGTTACAAGCCACATATCAGGCCTGTTCTATAGAAACATCAATTTTCTTTCACTAGGTATCAAGCCAGTCTATGTCTTTGATGGTAAACCTCCGTCATTAAAATCAGCAGAGATTGAAAGAAGGCGTCAGATCAAAAAAGATGCTACCGTAAAATACGAAAGAGCAATTGCAGATGGAAACATGGAAGATGCAAGAAAGTTTGCACAACAGACTACGGCAATGAGGGATGGAATGGTAGAAGACTCTAAAAAAATTCTCTCATTATTTGGGATACCATACATTGATGCACCATCAGAGGGGGAAGCAACTGCAGCTCATATGACTCAAACTGGAGCAGCCTATGCATCAGCTAGTCAAGACTTTGATTCAATTCTGTTTGGAGCAAAACGGCTGATTAGAAACTTTACAAACAGTGGAAGAAGAAAGATTCCAAATAGAAATTCATACATGGAGATAGAGCCTGAAATCATCGAAGCCCAAAAGACACTAGAAGCATTGGGACTAACAAAGGAACAGCTTGTAGATGTTGGAATATTGATTGGAACGGATTTTAATCCTGACGGTTTTGAAAGAATTGGTCCAAAGACTGCACTAAAGATGATAAAGGATCATTCAAGGTTGGAAGATATTCCAAAGATTCAGGAGGAATTAGAAAGTGTCCCCTATGAGCAGATTAGGAAGATCTTTTTGGAGCCAAAGGTATCTGAGATTTCAAATGTGGATTTTGGAGAGATAGATTATGAAGGAATTGTAAAGTATCTTTCAGAAGAAAGAGACTTTTCAGCAGACAGAGTAAACTCCTCACTAAATAGACTCAAAAAAGCAATCGAGAAGAAGAGCCAGACACTAGAGCAGTGGTTCACGTGA
- a CDS encoding peptidase, with amino-acid sequence MFSKSISSFVVFFLLFSLTPAFGHGIGGETLPPVTIGDRNATIYLEIEPPVYDPNAGEQRILIRFFDADTDAVIEHVTYMVELKKDDKRIFRHMFHDDLGNLIMTIKSTDDENITVSGKEAPVLGGYMRDGDKPLVLQGPIFKSGGLYEFNVEILTLDEDSKVLDKRIFYRGAISVADKTNYDVKGGDDNDYQIGITSWYDQVSDFRYSPEEREVSFAMPFDWSKENIEQVQVVHEEVHIPKNFGELLVTKYDVMVNGIPLPSNTVVADDYSEEDRIVHAILPKSELLSIRDKASKVSDSSMFFTFSPSEEVVLPLVSKTTSYVYDISLWWEPLVIKSNEPTKFFVDISESYVIDKKKVPVEYDFVLTQYGEEIFRKRVTAEMNAPPKSSFEEITFSKDQVGPVMVAIENINDTFLGSTDFMIVVEPQETPIQEFPIRLESIGSEKEAGSYFVDITLIPFPQEINEESEFIITIYDKKTEMPIPGSQYDFVLLDQKGDVLKKVNGFAKGGGSFENHRFLEKDLGTNTLRIENINNSDEYVELPITVTPEFPFGFLVAFSLSLGMGIILWKRAFGIPNRLQI; translated from the coding sequence GTGTTCTCAAAATCTATTTCATCTTTTGTTGTGTTTTTTCTTTTGTTTAGTTTGACTCCCGCCTTTGGTCATGGCATAGGTGGGGAGACGTTGCCTCCAGTTACAATAGGAGATAGAAACGCAACCATTTATCTGGAAATTGAACCCCCTGTTTATGATCCGAATGCAGGAGAGCAAAGAATTCTGATTCGGTTTTTTGATGCAGATACTGATGCAGTGATTGAGCATGTCACATACATGGTAGAGCTCAAAAAAGACGACAAGAGAATATTCCGACACATGTTTCATGATGACTTGGGAAACCTGATCATGACCATAAAATCCACCGATGATGAAAATATCACCGTATCAGGCAAGGAAGCCCCAGTACTTGGAGGTTACATGAGGGATGGGGACAAGCCACTTGTTTTGCAGGGTCCGATCTTTAAATCAGGTGGCTTGTACGAGTTTAACGTAGAAATTCTAACTTTAGATGAAGATTCCAAAGTACTCGATAAGAGGATTTTTTATCGAGGAGCAATCAGCGTTGCAGACAAAACAAATTACGATGTAAAAGGAGGAGATGATAATGATTACCAGATAGGAATCACCTCGTGGTATGACCAAGTTTCAGATTTCAGATATTCCCCAGAAGAGAGAGAGGTTTCATTTGCAATGCCTTTTGATTGGAGTAAGGAAAACATCGAGCAGGTTCAAGTAGTTCATGAAGAGGTGCACATTCCAAAAAACTTTGGTGAGCTTTTAGTTACAAAATATGATGTCATGGTAAATGGAATACCTCTACCCTCAAACACGGTTGTTGCAGATGACTATTCTGAAGAAGATAGAATTGTGCATGCAATTCTGCCAAAGAGTGAGCTTCTATCAATTAGAGATAAGGCTTCCAAGGTTTCTGACTCTTCAATGTTTTTTACCTTTTCACCAAGTGAGGAAGTTGTTTTGCCACTAGTGTCAAAAACTACCAGTTACGTGTATGATATTTCACTGTGGTGGGAACCACTAGTCATAAAGAGTAATGAGCCTACAAAATTTTTTGTCGATATTTCGGAATCGTATGTGATAGACAAAAAGAAAGTTCCTGTAGAATATGACTTTGTTTTGACGCAGTATGGAGAGGAGATTTTCCGAAAAAGAGTCACTGCAGAGATGAACGCACCGCCTAAGAGTTCTTTTGAGGAGATCACTTTTTCAAAAGATCAGGTTGGACCTGTCATGGTAGCAATAGAAAACATTAATGACACGTTCTTGGGATCTACGGATTTCATGATAGTTGTAGAGCCGCAAGAAACTCCCATACAGGAATTTCCCATACGATTGGAAAGCATTGGCAGTGAAAAAGAAGCAGGAAGTTATTTTGTTGATATTACCTTAATTCCCTTCCCACAAGAAATCAATGAAGAGTCTGAGTTTATCATTACCATCTATGATAAAAAAACAGAGATGCCAATACCAGGGTCCCAATATGACTTTGTGTTACTAGATCAGAAGGGAGATGTTTTGAAGAAGGTAAACGGCTTTGCCAAAGGCGGAGGCAGTTTTGAGAACCATAGGTTTCTAGAAAAAGATCTAGGCACAAATACACTACGAATTGAAAACATCAACAACAGTGATGAGTATGTAGAATTACCAATCACAGTTACTCCCGAGTTTCCGTTTGGGTTCCTTGTAGCATTTTCATTATCATTGGGAATGGGCATAATCTTATGGAAGAGGGCGTTTGGGATACCAAACAGATTACAGATATGA
- a CDS encoding cation:proton antiporter, translated as MEIGAELIGDLGYLLIISAGVGIVAYLLRQPLVLGFLVAGILIGPFGPFSLIDDVSILHNFSDIAIVLLLFGVGLTFPISQFRSIGKIGSVIAIIEVAVMLAIGFGVAQAFGWSIIDSMFLAAALSISSTAIIVKVLEEMDVVQEPSSQLIIGILIIEDLIAAVLISMLHSTILLDTFSLDNTLWLIAQIGMFIGLTALIGCLSIPKLFSFLSNFERYEFMILAALGLAFGLSYLSYSLGFSAATGAFLAGVILAGTRFSDDISTLIAPTREIFVAIFFVTIGALMDVQIITQYWIPIVIITIVTIIGKTVATYAGVRLFRLGSHNALGIGLSMAQLGEFSFIVLKVGQDMGAISAFLFPIVGTVVILTTFLAPFLIKKGTKMMVDIF; from the coding sequence TTGGAGATTGGGGCAGAATTAATAGGAGATTTAGGGTATCTGCTGATTATATCTGCCGGTGTCGGCATTGTTGCCTACCTATTAAGACAACCACTGGTATTGGGATTTTTAGTTGCAGGAATTCTGATTGGACCATTTGGCCCATTTAGCCTGATAGATGACGTTTCAATACTTCATAATTTCTCTGACATTGCAATTGTCTTGCTTTTATTTGGTGTAGGGCTAACTTTTCCGATATCCCAATTTCGATCAATTGGAAAGATTGGCAGTGTAATTGCAATAATCGAAGTAGCTGTAATGTTAGCTATTGGTTTTGGAGTGGCACAAGCATTTGGTTGGTCAATAATTGACTCTATGTTTTTAGCAGCAGCGTTATCAATTAGCTCAACTGCAATAATTGTTAAAGTCTTAGAAGAGATGGATGTTGTACAGGAACCCTCATCCCAACTCATAATCGGAATACTGATAATTGAGGATTTGATTGCAGCCGTACTCATTTCTATGCTACATTCTACCATCTTGCTAGATACTTTCAGCCTTGATAACACGCTTTGGTTGATAGCTCAAATTGGTATGTTCATTGGACTAACGGCCTTAATTGGGTGTCTTTCTATTCCGAAATTGTTTTCTTTTCTTTCTAACTTTGAACGATACGAGTTTATGATATTAGCAGCTTTGGGATTGGCATTTGGTTTGTCATATTTGTCATATAGTTTGGGATTCTCAGCTGCTACTGGGGCATTTCTTGCTGGTGTAATATTAGCTGGCACAAGATTTTCTGATGATATTTCTACCCTCATAGCCCCAACAAGAGAAATTTTCGTTGCAATATTTTTTGTTACTATCGGTGCATTAATGGACGTACAAATAATTACACAATATTGGATTCCAATTGTGATAATCACAATAGTAACAATAATTGGAAAAACAGTTGCAACATATGCAGGTGTAAGGCTTTTCAGACTAGGTAGTCATAATGCTCTAGGAATTGGTCTATCGATGGCACAGCTAGGGGAATTTTCATTTATTGTATTAAAAGTAGGTCAAGATATGGGTGCAATTAGTGCGTTTTTGTTCCCAATTGTAGGAACTGTTGTAATATTGACTACCTTCTTAGCACCATTTTTGATTAAGAAGGGAACAAAAATGATGGTTGATATTTTTTAA